A genomic window from Planctomycetota bacterium includes:
- a CDS encoding glycosyltransferase, producing the protein GNDLHMPGAIYEDQQVAPWFLTAAASGAFCYPNNIGLSVLHAFGYGCAVVTGDDVAAQNPEIEAHRDGENGLLFRRGDPDDLAAKLTSLFRDADLRQRLSVEARKTAAEVFTLDNMVDGFVAAIRRVTQDG; encoded by the coding sequence TTGGCAACGACCTCCACATGCCCGGGGCGATCTACGAGGACCAGCAGGTCGCGCCCTGGTTCCTGACGGCGGCCGCGTCGGGGGCGTTCTGCTATCCGAACAACATCGGGCTCAGCGTGCTCCACGCGTTCGGCTACGGCTGCGCGGTCGTCACCGGCGACGACGTGGCGGCGCAGAACCCCGAAATCGAGGCCCACCGCGACGGCGAGAACGGCTTGCTGTTCCGACGCGGCGATCCGGACGATCTGGCAGCGAAGCTGACGTCGCTCTTCCGCGACGCCGACCTTCGTCAGCGGCTGTCAGTCGAGGCACGCAAGACCGCCGCGGAGGTCTTCACGCTCGACAACATGGTCGACGGCTTTGTCGCCGCGATTCGCCGCGTGACGCAGGACGGATAA